From bacterium, the proteins below share one genomic window:
- a CDS encoding acyl-CoA dehydrogenase family protein: protein RVQFGKPIGDLQAIQWMVADMATRVDAARLLTYRAALLEDQGDVRFSREAAMAKLFSSETACFCADCAMQIHAGYGYCGDYSDIEHIYRDARITRIYEGTSEIQRLVIGTSYLR from the coding sequence CGGGTCCAGTTCGGCAAGCCCATCGGCGACCTCCAGGCCATCCAGTGGATGGTGGCGGACATGGCGACCCGGGTTGACGCGGCGCGCCTTCTGACCTACCGCGCCGCCCTCCTGGAGGACCAGGGGGACGTGAGGTTCTCCCGCGAGGCCGCCATGGCCAAACTCTTCTCATCGGAGACCGCCTGTTTCTGCGCCGACTGCGCCATGCAGATACACGCCGGGTACGGCTACTGCGGCGACTACTCCGACATCGAGCACATCTACCGCGACGCCCGTATCACGCGCATCTACGAGGGCACCAGCGAAATCCAGCGGCTGGTCATCGGCACGTCGTACCTCCGGTAA